In Rattus norvegicus strain BN/NHsdMcwi chromosome 1, GRCr8, whole genome shotgun sequence, a genomic segment contains:
- the Cttn gene encoding src substrate cortactin isoform X6, with translation MWKASAGHAVSITQDDGGADDWETDPDFVNDVSEKEQRWGAKTVQGSGHQEHINIHKLRENVFQEHQTLKEKELETGPKASHGYGGKFGVEQDRMDKSAVGHEYQSKLSKHCSQVDSVRGFGGKFGVQMDRVDQSAVGFEYQGKTEKHASQKDYSSGFGGKYGVQADRVDKSAVGFDYQGKTEKHESQKDYSKGFGGKYGIDKDKVDKSAVGFEYQGKTEKHESQKDYVKGFGGKFGVQTDRQDKCALGWDHQEKLQLHESQKAREHTTVGPLISAQ, from the exons ATGTGGAAAGCTTCTGCAGGCCATGCTGTGTCCATCACCCAGGATGATGGGGGAGCCGATGACTGGGAGACTGACCCTGATTTTGTG AACGATGTGAGTGAAAAGGAACAGAGATGGGGCGCCAAAACCGTGCAGGGATCGGGGCACCAGGAACACATCAA CATACACAAGCTTCGAGAGAATGTCTTCCAAGAACACCAGACACTCAAGGAGAAGGAGCTGGAAACGGGACCCAAGGCTTCCCATGGCTATGGCGGGAAGTTTGGTGTGGAGCAAGATAGGATGGACAAA TCAGCTGTGGGCCATGAGTACCAGTCAAAGCTCTCCAAGCACTGCTCACAAGTGGACTCAGTCCGGGGCTTCGGAGGCAAGTTCGGTGTCCAGATGGACAGGGTGGATCAG TCTGCTGTAGGCTTTGAATACCAGGGGAAGACGGAGAAGCACGCCTCCCAGAAAG ACTACTCCAGTGGTTTCGGTGGCAAATATGGAGTGCAAGCTGACCGTGTAGACAAGAGTGCTGTGGGCTTTGACTACCAGGGCAAGACGGAGAAGCACGAGTCACAGAAAG ATTACTCCAAAGGTTTTGGTGGCAAATACGGAATTGACAAGGACAAGGTGGATAAAAGCGCTGTGGGCTTTGAGTATCAAGGCAAAACAGAGAAGCATGAGTCCCAGAAAG ACTATGTAAAAGGCTTTGGAGGAAAGTTtggtgtgcagacagacagacaggacaagTGTGCCCTTGGCTGGGACCATCAGGAGAAGCTGCAGCTGCATGAATCCCAAAAAG caagagaACACACTACGGTGGGGCCTCTAATTAGTGCCCAGTAG